Proteins encoded together in one Columba livia isolate bColLiv1 breed racing homer chromosome 3, bColLiv1.pat.W.v2, whole genome shotgun sequence window:
- the MDH1 gene encoding malate dehydrogenase, cytoplasmic, which produces MGEPVRVLVTGAAGQIAYSLLYSIAKGDVFGKDQPLILVLLDITPMMTVLEGVVMELQDCALPLLREVIPTDKEEVAFKDLDIAILVGSMPRREGMERKDLLKANVKIFKSQGAALDKYAKKTVKVVVVGNPANTNCLIASKSAPSIPKENFSCLTRLDHNRAKSQIALKLGVTANDVKNVIIWGNHSSTQYPDVNHAKVNIKGKEVGIYEAIKDDSWLKGDFILTVQQRGAAVIKARKLSSAMSAAKAICDHVRDIWFGTPAGEFVSMGVISDGNSYGVPEDLLYSFPVVIKDKMWKFVEGLPINDFSREKMELTAKELTEEKETAVEFLSSA; this is translated from the exons GGTGAACCTGTCAGAGTCCTGGtgactggagctgctgggcagaTTGCTTACTCGCTGCTCTACAGCATTGCCAAGGGAGATGTCTTTGGCAAAGACCAG CCTCTCATTCTTGTACTGCTGGATATCACCCCCATGATGACTGTATTGGAAGGTGTAGTGATGGAGTTGCAGGACTGTGCTCTACCACTGCTGAGAG aGGTCATTCCAACAGACAAGGAGGAAGTTGCCTTCAAAGACCTTGACATAGCAATTCTGGTTGGCTCCATGCCAAGGAGGGAGGGCATGGAGAGGAAGGACTTACTCAAAGcaaatgtcaaaattttcaagtCTCAGGGTGCAGCCTTGGACAAGTATGCCAAAAAGACTGTCAAG GTTGTGGTAGTTGGGAATCCAGCAAATACTAACTGCCTGATTGCATCAAAGTCAGCCCCATCAATACCAAAGGAAAACTTCAGCTGCTTAACTCGTTTGGATCACAACAGAGCTAAATCTCAG ATTGCTTTGAAACTTGGTGTGACTGCTAATGATGTGAAGAATGTCATCATCTGGGGCAACCACTCCTCCACTCAATATCCAGATGTTAACCATGCAAAGGTAAACATTAAAGGAAAGGAAGTTGGAATTTATGAAGCTATAAAAGATGACAGCTGGCTGAAGGGAGACTTTATCCTG ACTGTTCAGCAACGTGGAGCAGCCGTTATTAAGGCTAGGAAGCTATCCAGTGCGATGTCAGCTGCCAAAGCTATCTGTGATCATGTGAGGGACATCTGGTTTGGCACTCCAGCG gGGGAATTTGTTTCCATGGGAGTAATTTCTGATGGCAATTCTTATGGTGTTCCTGAAGACTTGCTATATTCATTCCCTGTTGTGATCAAG GACAAGATGTGGAAGTTTGTTGAGGGTCTTCCTATTAATGATTTTTCTCGTGAGAAGATGGAGCTGACTGCAAAAGAGTTAACTGAAGAGAAGGAGACTGCTGTGGAATTCCTCTCCAGTGCATGA